Proteins from a genomic interval of Paenibacillus sp. RC334:
- a CDS encoding universal stress protein, translating into MSEYKHILVAIDGSEHAMKALETAKALSKQLQGEPRLTVLHVNPALSMNEPPVGVDVDERMEEEGRHILEPASDFLKDEGILYRMLTGHGDPASIICQSAEQEQADLIIMGTRGKGLVSEMILGSVSHHVIQHAPCPVLTVK; encoded by the coding sequence ATGAGCGAATACAAGCATATTCTGGTTGCGATCGATGGTTCGGAACACGCTATGAAGGCGTTGGAGACAGCCAAAGCGCTGTCCAAACAGCTTCAGGGTGAACCGCGTCTGACCGTATTGCATGTGAATCCGGCTTTATCCATGAATGAGCCCCCGGTTGGGGTGGATGTGGATGAGCGAATGGAGGAGGAAGGGCGTCATATATTGGAGCCAGCATCCGACTTTTTGAAGGACGAGGGTATTTTGTACCGTATGCTGACGGGTCATGGTGATCCGGCGAGCATCATTTGCCAAAGTGCAGAGCAGGAGCAGGCGGATCTGATCATTATGGGAACACGGGGCAAAGGGCTGGTTTCCGAAATGATCCTGGGCAGCGTCAGCCATCATGTGATCCAGCATGCACCTTGCCCTGTGTTGACGGTAAAATAA
- a CDS encoding MFS transporter translates to MSSQHALPDELKLPDELKKQAGLLSQPKAVWAVAFACVISFMGLGLVDPILPAIADQLHATKSQVSLLFTSYNLVTGVAMLITGVVSSRLGVKWTLLTGILLIIVFAGLGGTADTVGGIVGYRAGWGLGNALFIATALSAIVGLSTSGTAKAIILYEAALGLGISVGPLLGGELGSISWRGPFFGVAALMVVGFLFITFMLPSIPKPKKRGSIADPFKALTYPALLTLGIVALLYNFGFFTLMAYSPYVMHLDEHGLGYVFFGWGIMLAFTSVFVAPKIQARFSVVSSISVMLTLFAIDLGVMAIGTVAGSPKTVIVAVIVAGIFLGINNTLITTAVMQAAPVERSTASAAYSFMRFLGGAISPWLAGKLSEWYTAETPFYFGALMVLLGVVVLIVRRRHMQDIQIDAH, encoded by the coding sequence ATGAGTTCACAACACGCATTACCTGATGAGTTAAAGTTACCTGATGAGTTAAAAAAACAGGCAGGCTTGCTGTCTCAGCCCAAGGCGGTATGGGCGGTTGCTTTTGCCTGCGTTATTTCATTTATGGGACTGGGATTAGTCGATCCTATCCTTCCGGCCATCGCCGATCAGCTTCATGCCACCAAGAGTCAGGTGTCACTGCTGTTCACCAGCTATAATCTGGTGACAGGCGTAGCTATGCTGATTACGGGCGTAGTGTCCAGCCGATTGGGTGTCAAATGGACGCTGCTGACCGGGATATTGTTGATTATTGTGTTTGCCGGGTTGGGAGGTACAGCCGATACGGTTGGCGGGATTGTGGGCTACCGGGCAGGCTGGGGTCTGGGGAACGCTCTGTTTATTGCTACGGCGCTATCTGCCATTGTTGGTCTGTCCACTTCGGGAACAGCCAAAGCCATTATTTTGTATGAGGCGGCCCTGGGTCTCGGGATTTCGGTCGGCCCGCTGCTTGGCGGTGAGCTAGGCTCCATTTCTTGGCGCGGTCCGTTCTTCGGTGTAGCTGCGCTGATGGTGGTGGGATTTTTGTTCATTACATTTATGCTGCCTTCGATTCCGAAGCCTAAAAAGCGCGGTTCGATTGCTGATCCGTTCAAAGCGCTCACTTATCCGGCCCTGCTAACGCTGGGCATTGTGGCTTTGTTGTATAACTTCGGATTTTTTACGCTGATGGCGTATTCTCCATATGTGATGCATTTGGACGAGCACGGTTTGGGCTATGTCTTTTTCGGCTGGGGGATTATGCTGGCCTTTACCTCGGTGTTTGTAGCACCGAAGATTCAAGCACGCTTTAGCGTGGTATCTTCCATTAGTGTCATGCTGACGCTGTTTGCCATTGATTTAGGCGTTATGGCGATAGGAACAGTCGCAGGCTCACCGAAGACCGTCATTGTTGCGGTGATCGTGGCTGGTATTTTTCTGGGGATTAACAATACATTGATCACAACGGCTGTGATGCAGGCAGCTCCGGTGGAGCGCTCCACGGCATCTGCGGCTTACAGCTTTATGCGTTTTTTGGGTGGGGCAATCTCGCCGTGGCTTGCAGGGAAGCTGTCCGAGTGGTATACGGCGGAAACTCCATTTTATTTTGGCGCATTGATGGTACTGCTGGGTGTAGTGGTACTGATCGTACGTCGTCGACATATGCAGGATATACAGATTGATGCTCACTAA